A single window of Bradyrhizobium daqingense DNA harbors:
- a CDS encoding LysR family transcriptional regulator, producing MSTTTFPPDLSRLLAFVRVVEAGSFAEAARRAGTTTSAMSKAVARFEKAHGLRLLHRSTHSLALTEEGDRLMTAGRALVESLARVQSALGDVARDDGGRVRVTAPASFARACILPRLPAFLRERPEIEIEVKFRNEILDLAAEGVDIAIRSGPLDRAPGHQARRLCTFSWIACASPVYLKARGVPVTPYELAAHDHVGFRNPATGQILTWRFADPRGKGPIRVTPKPKHICDDAHATLDLITSGFGIGWGPAWLVTEDLRAGRLVEVLESWRVPGEPLWMVRTSGRRPPLRTQRVMSFLNTLPAAFSDKAA from the coding sequence ATGTCCACAACAACTTTCCCTCCCGATCTCTCACGTCTCCTCGCCTTCGTCCGCGTCGTCGAGGCGGGTTCCTTCGCAGAAGCCGCGCGGCGGGCGGGGACGACGACCTCGGCGATGTCCAAGGCGGTCGCCCGCTTCGAAAAGGCTCACGGGTTGCGGCTCCTGCATCGCTCCACCCATTCGTTGGCGCTGACCGAAGAGGGCGACAGGCTCATGACGGCGGGTCGCGCGCTGGTCGAAAGTCTCGCCCGCGTCCAATCCGCGCTCGGCGACGTCGCGCGCGACGATGGCGGTCGGGTGCGCGTGACCGCCCCCGCCTCCTTCGCCCGCGCCTGCATCCTGCCGCGACTGCCCGCGTTCCTGCGGGAGCGGCCGGAAATCGAGATCGAGGTTAAATTCCGCAACGAGATCCTCGATCTCGCAGCGGAAGGCGTCGACATCGCTATCCGCTCGGGGCCACTCGACCGCGCGCCGGGCCATCAGGCACGGCGGCTTTGCACGTTCTCCTGGATCGCTTGCGCCTCGCCTGTCTATCTGAAGGCGCGCGGCGTGCCGGTCACGCCTTACGAGCTTGCCGCGCACGACCATGTCGGCTTCCGCAATCCCGCGACCGGTCAGATCCTGACTTGGCGCTTCGCCGACCCGCGCGGCAAAGGACCCATTCGCGTCACGCCCAAGCCCAAGCACATTTGCGACGACGCGCATGCTACGCTCGACTTGATCACGAGCGGCTTTGGAATTGGCTGGGGGCCAGCATGGCTCGTCACCGAAGACCTTCGCGCCGGCCGGCTGGTCGAGGTTCTGGAGTCTTGGCGCGTCCCAGGGGAACCCTTATGGATGGTGCGCACCTCGGGCCGCCGCCCTCCCCTGCGCACGCAGCGCGTGATGTCATTCCTCAACACGCTTCCCGCCGCGTTCAGCGACAAGGCAGCGTAG
- a CDS encoding zinc-finger domain-containing protein, translated as MSDHVVPHFHNDAGVPVIEIGSQEFMCVGANPPFDHPHVFLDLGNDNEIICPYCSTLYRFAADLKPGEARPPECVLKDKVA; from the coding sequence ATGTCCGACCATGTCGTCCCGCACTTCCACAACGATGCCGGTGTTCCCGTCATCGAGATCGGCTCGCAAGAGTTCATGTGCGTGGGCGCCAACCCTCCGTTCGATCATCCGCACGTCTTCCTCGACCTCGGCAACGACAACGAGATCATCTGCCCCTATTGCTCGACGCTGTACCGCTTCGCGGCCGACCTGAAGCCGGGCGAAGCCCGCCCGCCGGAATGCGTGCTGAAGGACAAGGTGGCCTGA
- a CDS encoding alpha/beta fold hydrolase, whose amino-acid sequence MPSFNNGAVEIAYLDEGEGEPIILVHGFASSKNVNWVYPTWVSELRKNGRRVIALDNRGHGESAKLYEPAQYSIPVMAGDVLALMDHLAIPQADIMGYSMGGRMTAWLALNEPHRLRSAILGGIGIGGLIEGTGPGENVAKALEAPSLDDVTDPMGRTFRAFADQTRSDHRALAACLRGTRDLMTRQQAARIEVSVLIAVGTADDVAGSASALGAIIPGAQVLDIPNRDHMRAVGDKVYKTGVLEFLSRRG is encoded by the coding sequence ATGCCGAGCTTCAACAACGGCGCCGTTGAAATTGCCTATCTCGACGAAGGCGAGGGCGAGCCGATCATCCTCGTGCACGGCTTTGCCTCCAGCAAGAACGTAAACTGGGTCTATCCGACCTGGGTTTCGGAGCTGCGCAAGAACGGCCGCCGCGTCATCGCGCTCGACAATCGTGGCCACGGCGAGAGCGCCAAGCTCTACGAGCCCGCGCAATATTCGATTCCCGTCATGGCCGGCGACGTGCTGGCGCTGATGGATCATCTCGCCATCCCGCAGGCCGACATCATGGGCTATTCGATGGGCGGGCGGATGACGGCGTGGCTCGCGCTCAATGAGCCGCATCGCCTGCGCTCGGCGATCCTCGGCGGCATCGGCATCGGCGGGCTGATCGAAGGCACGGGCCCCGGCGAGAATGTCGCGAAGGCGCTGGAGGCGCCCTCGCTGGACGACGTCACTGATCCTATGGGCCGCACCTTCCGCGCCTTCGCGGACCAGACCCGCTCCGACCATCGTGCGCTGGCCGCGTGCCTGCGCGGCACGCGCGATCTCATGACGAGGCAGCAGGCCGCACGCATCGAGGTGTCCGTGCTGATCGCGGTCGGCACCGCCGACGACGTCGCGGGCTCCGCGAGCGCGCTCGGCGCGATCATCCCGGGCGCGCAAGTGCTCGACATCCCGAACCGCGATCACATGCGCGCGGTCGGGGACAAGGTCTACAAGACCGGCGTGCTGGAGTTTTTGTCACGGCGGGGGTGA